From Corvus moneduloides isolate bCorMon1 chromosome 2, bCorMon1.pri, whole genome shotgun sequence, one genomic window encodes:
- the GYG2 gene encoding glycogenin-2 isoform X2, with translation MSVTDQAFVTLAADDVYCQGALVLGQSLRNHKTSRKLAVLVTPEVSSGMRSVLSSVFDEVIEVDVLDSADSVHLALMQRPELGVTFTKLHCWTLTHYSKCVFMDADTLVLCNVDELFDREEFSAAPDSGWPDCFNSGVFVFRPSLRTYNLLLRFAAEHGSFDGGDQGLLNSFFSNWATADIGKHLPFLYNLSSSSVYTYVPAFNHFGRDAKVVHFLGATKPWNYKYNLQTRRVMQDGTTSGSFHQLSFLALWWNIYSASILPLLEKHQKMEDSESEECKHAFNGVEVTLKKISPCVPSSLPMPELPEQTNEVNPTACSSEELAFKAQPVYEVEPRDPNVHLSEPDRPSEQPVLQPVFQETSEMNEVAHSVSELSIHFKPAKPVPEDERRKWEEGRMDYMGKDAFEHIKKKLDAFLH, from the exons taacagaTCAAGCCTTTGTGACCCTTGCTGCTGATGATGTGTACTGTCAAGGCGCTCTCGTTCTCGGACAGTCATTGAGGAACCATAAGACATCCAGAAAATTAGCAGTTCTAGTTACCCCAGAGGTTTCCAGTGGGATGAG GTCAGTCCTCAGCAGTGTATTTGATGAAGTGATCGAGGTGGATGTGCTTGACAGTGCTGACTCAGTCCATTTGGCTCTGATGCAGAGGCCAGAACTGGGTGTAACCTTCACTAAGCTTCATTGTTGGACTCTTACTCATTACAGCAAATGTGTCTTCATGGATGCAGACACTTTG GTACTTTGCAATGTGGATGAGTTGTTCGATCGAGAAGAGTTTTCGGCAGCTCCTGATTCTGGCTGGCCCGACTGCTTCAATAGTGGTGTATTTGTGTTCCGGCCCTCCTTGAGGACTTACAACCTCCTGCTCCGGTTTGCTGCTGAACATGGCAGCTTTGATG GAGGTGATCAAGGCTTGTTGAACAGCTTCTTCAGCAACTGGGCAACAGCAGATATTGGCAAACACTTGCCCTTCCTCTATAACTTAAGCAGCAGCTCTGTATACACCTATGTTCCTGCTTTCAATCA TTTTGGTAGAGATGCCAAAGTTGTTCACTTCTTGGGAGCAACAAAGCCCTGGAACTACAAATACAACCTTCAAACAAGGAGAGTTATGCAGGATGGCACCACCTCTGGATCTTTTCATCAACTGTCATTTCTTGCCCTCTGGTGGAATATATACAGTGCTAGTATATTGCCTTTGTTGGAAAAACATCAAAAGATGGAAGACTCAGAATCTGAGGAATGCAAG cATGCTTTCAATGGAGTTGAAGTTACACTGAAGAAGATCAGTCCTTGTGTGCCCAGTTCACTGCCAATGCCTGAGCTCCCAGAGCAGACAAATGAAGTAAATCCCACAGCATGCTCATCCGAGGAACTCGCCTTCAAAGCC CAACCTGTGTATGAAGTCGAACCAAGAGATCCTAATGTCCATCTCTCTGAGCCTGACAGACCTTCAGAACAACCGGTACTTCAACCTGTGTTTCAGGAAACCTCAGAAATG AACGAGGTTGCACATTCTGTTTCAGAGCTGTCTATTCACTTCAAACCAGCAAAACCAGTTCCAGAAGATGAGCGGAGAAAATGGGAGGAAGGGCGCATGGACTACATGGGGAAAGACGCTTTTGAACATATCAAAAAGAAATTGGATGCATTTTTACACTAA
- the GYG2 gene encoding glycogenin-2 isoform X1, translating to MPRCSHPTHAPRPSPTLCHLHHHRVTDQAFVTLAADDVYCQGALVLGQSLRNHKTSRKLAVLVTPEVSSGMRSVLSSVFDEVIEVDVLDSADSVHLALMQRPELGVTFTKLHCWTLTHYSKCVFMDADTLVLCNVDELFDREEFSAAPDSGWPDCFNSGVFVFRPSLRTYNLLLRFAAEHGSFDGGDQGLLNSFFSNWATADIGKHLPFLYNLSSSSVYTYVPAFNHFGRDAKVVHFLGATKPWNYKYNLQTRRVMQDGTTSGSFHQLSFLALWWNIYSASILPLLEKHQKMEDSESEECKHAFNGVEVTLKKISPCVPSSLPMPELPEQTNEVNPTACSSEELAFKAQPVYEVEPRDPNVHLSEPDRPSEQPVLQPVFQETSEMNEVAHSVSELSIHFKPAKPVPEDERRKWEEGRMDYMGKDAFEHIKKKLDAFLH from the exons taacagaTCAAGCCTTTGTGACCCTTGCTGCTGATGATGTGTACTGTCAAGGCGCTCTCGTTCTCGGACAGTCATTGAGGAACCATAAGACATCCAGAAAATTAGCAGTTCTAGTTACCCCAGAGGTTTCCAGTGGGATGAG GTCAGTCCTCAGCAGTGTATTTGATGAAGTGATCGAGGTGGATGTGCTTGACAGTGCTGACTCAGTCCATTTGGCTCTGATGCAGAGGCCAGAACTGGGTGTAACCTTCACTAAGCTTCATTGTTGGACTCTTACTCATTACAGCAAATGTGTCTTCATGGATGCAGACACTTTG GTACTTTGCAATGTGGATGAGTTGTTCGATCGAGAAGAGTTTTCGGCAGCTCCTGATTCTGGCTGGCCCGACTGCTTCAATAGTGGTGTATTTGTGTTCCGGCCCTCCTTGAGGACTTACAACCTCCTGCTCCGGTTTGCTGCTGAACATGGCAGCTTTGATG GAGGTGATCAAGGCTTGTTGAACAGCTTCTTCAGCAACTGGGCAACAGCAGATATTGGCAAACACTTGCCCTTCCTCTATAACTTAAGCAGCAGCTCTGTATACACCTATGTTCCTGCTTTCAATCA TTTTGGTAGAGATGCCAAAGTTGTTCACTTCTTGGGAGCAACAAAGCCCTGGAACTACAAATACAACCTTCAAACAAGGAGAGTTATGCAGGATGGCACCACCTCTGGATCTTTTCATCAACTGTCATTTCTTGCCCTCTGGTGGAATATATACAGTGCTAGTATATTGCCTTTGTTGGAAAAACATCAAAAGATGGAAGACTCAGAATCTGAGGAATGCAAG cATGCTTTCAATGGAGTTGAAGTTACACTGAAGAAGATCAGTCCTTGTGTGCCCAGTTCACTGCCAATGCCTGAGCTCCCAGAGCAGACAAATGAAGTAAATCCCACAGCATGCTCATCCGAGGAACTCGCCTTCAAAGCC CAACCTGTGTATGAAGTCGAACCAAGAGATCCTAATGTCCATCTCTCTGAGCCTGACAGACCTTCAGAACAACCGGTACTTCAACCTGTGTTTCAGGAAACCTCAGAAATG AACGAGGTTGCACATTCTGTTTCAGAGCTGTCTATTCACTTCAAACCAGCAAAACCAGTTCCAGAAGATGAGCGGAGAAAATGGGAGGAAGGGCGCATGGACTACATGGGGAAAGACGCTTTTGAACATATCAAAAAGAAATTGGATGCATTTTTACACTAA
- the GYG2 gene encoding glycogenin-2 isoform X3, with product MPRCSHPTHAPRPSPTLCHLHHHRVTDQAFVTLAADDVYCQGALVLGQSLRNHKTSRKLAVLVTPEVSSGMRSVLSSVFDEVIEVDVLDSADSVHLALMQRPELGVTFTKLHCWTLTHYSKCVFMDADTLVLCNVDELFDREEFSAAPDSGWPDCFNSGVFVFRPSLRTYNLLLRFAAEHGSFDGGDQGLLNSFFSNWATADIGKHLPFLYNLSSSSVYTYVPAFNHFGRDAKVVHFLGATKPWNYKYNLQTRRVMQDGTTSGSFHQLSFLALWWNIYSASILPLLEKHQKMEDSESEECKHAFNGVEVTLKKISPCVPSSLPMPELPEQTNEVNPTACSSEELAFKAWLYFSNLCMKSNQEILMSISLSLTDLQNNRYFNLCFRKPQK from the exons taacagaTCAAGCCTTTGTGACCCTTGCTGCTGATGATGTGTACTGTCAAGGCGCTCTCGTTCTCGGACAGTCATTGAGGAACCATAAGACATCCAGAAAATTAGCAGTTCTAGTTACCCCAGAGGTTTCCAGTGGGATGAG GTCAGTCCTCAGCAGTGTATTTGATGAAGTGATCGAGGTGGATGTGCTTGACAGTGCTGACTCAGTCCATTTGGCTCTGATGCAGAGGCCAGAACTGGGTGTAACCTTCACTAAGCTTCATTGTTGGACTCTTACTCATTACAGCAAATGTGTCTTCATGGATGCAGACACTTTG GTACTTTGCAATGTGGATGAGTTGTTCGATCGAGAAGAGTTTTCGGCAGCTCCTGATTCTGGCTGGCCCGACTGCTTCAATAGTGGTGTATTTGTGTTCCGGCCCTCCTTGAGGACTTACAACCTCCTGCTCCGGTTTGCTGCTGAACATGGCAGCTTTGATG GAGGTGATCAAGGCTTGTTGAACAGCTTCTTCAGCAACTGGGCAACAGCAGATATTGGCAAACACTTGCCCTTCCTCTATAACTTAAGCAGCAGCTCTGTATACACCTATGTTCCTGCTTTCAATCA TTTTGGTAGAGATGCCAAAGTTGTTCACTTCTTGGGAGCAACAAAGCCCTGGAACTACAAATACAACCTTCAAACAAGGAGAGTTATGCAGGATGGCACCACCTCTGGATCTTTTCATCAACTGTCATTTCTTGCCCTCTGGTGGAATATATACAGTGCTAGTATATTGCCTTTGTTGGAAAAACATCAAAAGATGGAAGACTCAGAATCTGAGGAATGCAAG cATGCTTTCAATGGAGTTGAAGTTACACTGAAGAAGATCAGTCCTTGTGTGCCCAGTTCACTGCCAATGCCTGAGCTCCCAGAGCAGACAAATGAAGTAAATCCCACAGCATGCTCATCCGAGGAACTCGCCTTCAAAGCC TGGCTGTATTTTAGCAACCTGTGTATGAAGTCGAACCAAGAGATCCTAATGTCCATCTCTCTGAGCCTGACAGACCTTCAGAACAACCGGTACTTCAACCTGTGTTTCAGGAAACCTCAGAAATG A
- the GYG2 gene encoding glycogenin-2 isoform X4: MRSVLSSVFDEVIEVDVLDSADSVHLALMQRPELGVTFTKLHCWTLTHYSKCVFMDADTLVLCNVDELFDREEFSAAPDSGWPDCFNSGVFVFRPSLRTYNLLLRFAAEHGSFDGGDQGLLNSFFSNWATADIGKHLPFLYNLSSSSVYTYVPAFNHFGRDAKVVHFLGATKPWNYKYNLQTRRVMQDGTTSGSFHQLSFLALWWNIYSASILPLLEKHQKMEDSESEECKHAFNGVEVTLKKISPCVPSSLPMPELPEQTNEVNPTACSSEELAFKAQPVYEVEPRDPNVHLSEPDRPSEQPVLQPVFQETSEMNEVAHSVSELSIHFKPAKPVPEDERRKWEEGRMDYMGKDAFEHIKKKLDAFLH; this comes from the exons ATGAG GTCAGTCCTCAGCAGTGTATTTGATGAAGTGATCGAGGTGGATGTGCTTGACAGTGCTGACTCAGTCCATTTGGCTCTGATGCAGAGGCCAGAACTGGGTGTAACCTTCACTAAGCTTCATTGTTGGACTCTTACTCATTACAGCAAATGTGTCTTCATGGATGCAGACACTTTG GTACTTTGCAATGTGGATGAGTTGTTCGATCGAGAAGAGTTTTCGGCAGCTCCTGATTCTGGCTGGCCCGACTGCTTCAATAGTGGTGTATTTGTGTTCCGGCCCTCCTTGAGGACTTACAACCTCCTGCTCCGGTTTGCTGCTGAACATGGCAGCTTTGATG GAGGTGATCAAGGCTTGTTGAACAGCTTCTTCAGCAACTGGGCAACAGCAGATATTGGCAAACACTTGCCCTTCCTCTATAACTTAAGCAGCAGCTCTGTATACACCTATGTTCCTGCTTTCAATCA TTTTGGTAGAGATGCCAAAGTTGTTCACTTCTTGGGAGCAACAAAGCCCTGGAACTACAAATACAACCTTCAAACAAGGAGAGTTATGCAGGATGGCACCACCTCTGGATCTTTTCATCAACTGTCATTTCTTGCCCTCTGGTGGAATATATACAGTGCTAGTATATTGCCTTTGTTGGAAAAACATCAAAAGATGGAAGACTCAGAATCTGAGGAATGCAAG cATGCTTTCAATGGAGTTGAAGTTACACTGAAGAAGATCAGTCCTTGTGTGCCCAGTTCACTGCCAATGCCTGAGCTCCCAGAGCAGACAAATGAAGTAAATCCCACAGCATGCTCATCCGAGGAACTCGCCTTCAAAGCC CAACCTGTGTATGAAGTCGAACCAAGAGATCCTAATGTCCATCTCTCTGAGCCTGACAGACCTTCAGAACAACCGGTACTTCAACCTGTGTTTCAGGAAACCTCAGAAATG AACGAGGTTGCACATTCTGTTTCAGAGCTGTCTATTCACTTCAAACCAGCAAAACCAGTTCCAGAAGATGAGCGGAGAAAATGGGAGGAAGGGCGCATGGACTACATGGGGAAAGACGCTTTTGAACATATCAAAAAGAAATTGGATGCATTTTTACACTAA